A DNA window from Ignavibacteriales bacterium contains the following coding sequences:
- a CDS encoding YjbH domain-containing protein, translated as MKKFLFLIVICTTASLSQGSAGSSAKYEPRFLIDAPTGGIIPHGTLATDIEFFQQGGVLVSASLGLFDILNLGISYGGVNIVGDGSPERNELPGINFRLRLLNESIVFPAIAFGFDSQGKELYNRTTQRFTVKSPGFYIVGSKNYILLGNLSFHGGINYSLERADGDRDPNIFIGAEKSVGSIVSILAEYNLGWNDSHAKAFGRGRGYLNSSIRLSIGDGFSIGFNLKDILKNQEKVTIGNRTILLEYIQKL; from the coding sequence ATGAAAAAATTTCTGTTTCTAATAGTTATTTGCACAACTGCATCGCTGTCGCAGGGCAGCGCTGGATCGAGCGCCAAATATGAGCCCCGCTTTCTTATTGATGCACCGACAGGTGGAATAATTCCGCACGGTACGCTTGCAACAGACATTGAATTTTTTCAACAAGGCGGTGTTCTTGTTTCTGCGTCTCTTGGTTTGTTTGATATACTGAATCTCGGCATCTCCTATGGCGGAGTCAATATCGTCGGAGATGGTTCACCCGAGAGGAACGAACTTCCAGGCATCAATTTTCGTCTTCGCCTTCTAAATGAATCAATTGTTTTCCCCGCAATCGCTTTTGGTTTTGATTCTCAAGGAAAAGAATTATATAATCGGACGACGCAAAGATTTACTGTTAAATCGCCCGGATTTTATATCGTTGGAAGTAAAAATTATATACTCCTTGGCAACCTTAGTTTTCATGGTGGAATCAATTACAGTCTTGAGCGTGCCGATGGGGATCGCGACCCTAATATTTTTATCGGAGCCGAAAAATCGGTTGGATCGATTGTTTCTATCTTAGCGGAATATAATCTTGGCTGGAACGATAGCCATGCAAAAGCGTTCGGAAGAGGACGAGGATACCTTAATAGCAGCATACGACTTTCTATCGGTGATGGATTTTCGATTGGATTCAACCTAAAAGATATATTAAAAAACCAAGAAAAAGTTACCATCGGCAATCGAACAATATTGCTCGAATATATTCAGAAACTTTAA
- a CDS encoding zf-TFIIB domain-containing protein: MPIKPSEKEEEYFLKLETAKLKKLAEERDKEMKKKERDELKKLHWMHCPKCGQKLETINITNVEVDRCFHCNGVWLDEGELEKISSAEKNRKNIISSMVKIFK, translated from the coding sequence ATGCCGATCAAACCAAGCGAAAAAGAAGAAGAATATTTTCTTAAATTAGAAACCGCTAAATTAAAAAAACTCGCGGAAGAGCGCGATAAAGAAATGAAGAAAAAAGAGCGCGATGAACTAAAAAAACTTCATTGGATGCACTGCCCCAAATGCGGTCAAAAATTAGAAACTATCAATATCACTAATGTTGAAGTTGACCGATGTTTCCACTGCAACGGTGTTTGGCTCGACGAGGGAGAGCTTGAAAAAATATCTTCGGCAGAGAAAAATAGGAAAAATATTATTTCTTCTATGGTGAAGATATTTAAATGA
- a CDS encoding hydrogenase maturation protease — translation MSSTQTKSNPPKLLVIGVGNEFRNDDSVGINIARRLRKLNISAIQIIEDTGDGAKLIEKWKDQDVVVVVDAASSGSEPGMIYRFDAVKQKMPTNFFNYSSHNFSVAEAVEMSRTLNQLPKRLVVYGIEGKDFAQGNSVTSPVKKAAEYVIDLIVEEFRTKHSSVHHSH, via the coding sequence ATGTCGTCGACACAAACAAAATCAAACCCTCCCAAATTGCTTGTAATAGGCGTCGGCAATGAGTTTAGGAACGACGACTCGGTTGGAATTAACATCGCGCGCCGATTGCGGAAACTGAATATTTCAGCCATTCAAATCATCGAAGATACCGGAGACGGTGCGAAACTTATCGAAAAGTGGAAAGATCAAGATGTTGTTGTTGTTGTTGACGCGGCATCCAGCGGTTCTGAACCGGGAATGATTTATCGTTTCGATGCAGTAAAACAAAAAATGCCGACGAATTTTTTCAATTACTCATCACATAACTTTTCAGTTGCGGAAGCGGTGGAAATGTCGCGAACGTTAAATCAACTCCCAAAACGTCTTGTCGTTTATGGAATAGAAGGAAAAGATTTCGCTCAAGGAAACAGCGTGACTTCTCCGGTTAAAAAAGCGGCGGAATATGTGATAGATTTAATTGTCGAAGAATTCCGTACAAAACATTCCTCCGTACATCATTCACATTAA
- a CDS encoding Ni/Fe hydrogenase subunit alpha: MSKLPAKIVKVDYLARVEGEGGLFIRVKDNEVKDVKFRIFEPPRFFEAFMRGRDYSEAPDITARICGICPVAYQMSSSQAMEDAFGVQVDGQLRTLRRLLYCGEWIESHALHVYMLHAPDFLGYEDAIQIASKYPEIVKRGLEIKKIGNELMTIVGGREIHPINPRVGGFHRTPLERELKPMIEKLKWALNASLETVKWTSTFNFPDFEYDYEFVSLRHPEEYPITGGRLVSNKGLDISVQDYEKHFQEIHFEHANALHSEHIGVGPYHVGPLARYSLNFDKLSSKTQKAAREAGLGKQCFNPFKSIIVRSVELAYACEESIRIIEQYKRPEKSFIEIKPKQGTGYGCTEAPRGILYHRYRLANDGTILEAKIVPPTSQNQKTIETDLYHFVKKNISLPEDKLTWQCEQAVRNYDPCISCATHFLKLEIEHE; encoded by the coding sequence ATGAGTAAATTACCGGCGAAAATTGTGAAAGTCGATTACTTGGCACGCGTTGAGGGTGAGGGCGGATTATTCATCCGTGTAAAAGATAATGAAGTGAAAGATGTGAAGTTCAGAATATTTGAACCGCCGCGTTTCTTCGAAGCATTTATGCGGGGAAGAGATTACAGCGAAGCACCCGATATTACCGCACGTATCTGCGGTATATGTCCGGTTGCATATCAAATGAGTTCATCGCAGGCGATGGAAGATGCGTTCGGTGTTCAGGTGGATGGACAATTACGCACATTGCGAAGATTGTTGTATTGCGGTGAGTGGATAGAATCGCATGCGCTTCATGTATATATGCTACACGCCCCTGATTTTTTAGGATACGAAGATGCGATACAGATTGCTTCGAAGTATCCCGAAATTGTTAAGCGCGGACTTGAAATAAAAAAAATCGGTAACGAACTTATGACAATCGTTGGCGGTCGCGAAATCCACCCGATAAATCCGCGAGTCGGCGGATTCCATCGCACACCGCTTGAGCGTGAATTAAAACCGATGATCGAAAAATTAAAATGGGCATTAAATGCTTCGTTGGAAACTGTCAAGTGGACTTCAACATTTAACTTCCCCGATTTTGAATACGATTACGAATTTGTTTCGCTTCGCCACCCTGAAGAATATCCGATAACCGGCGGTCGGCTTGTCTCTAACAAAGGTCTCGATATTTCTGTTCAGGATTATGAAAAACATTTCCAGGAAATTCACTTTGAACACGCAAACGCATTGCATTCTGAGCATATTGGCGTTGGTCCTTATCATGTTGGTCCCCTGGCGCGATACAGTTTGAACTTCGATAAATTGTCAAGCAAAACACAAAAAGCCGCCCGCGAAGCAGGTTTGGGTAAACAATGTTTCAACCCTTTTAAAAGCATCATTGTCCGCAGTGTGGAACTTGCATACGCTTGCGAAGAATCGATTCGTATCATCGAACAATATAAACGACCCGAGAAATCGTTTATCGAAATCAAACCGAAACAAGGCACGGGGTATGGATGCACGGAAGCCCCGCGAGGAATTCTTTATCATCGATATCGTCTCGCAAACGACGGCACAATCCTTGAAGCTAAAATCGTTCCTCCAACTTCGCAAAATCAAAAAACGATTGAAACAGATTTGTATCATTTTGTAAAAAAAAACATATCGCTGCCTGAAGATAAGTTAACATGGCAGTGCGAGCAGGCAGTGCGCAATTATGATCCATGTATTTCGTGCGCCACGCATTTTTTAAAACTCGAAATTGAACATGAATAA
- a CDS encoding oxidoreductase, which translates to MKKKAKPKLAVWKFSSCDGCQLSILDCEDELLAVADAVHIANFPEASRAVVKGPYDISLVEGSITTPHDAERIHGIRRQSKLLISIGACATAGGIQALKNFCDVKEFISAVYASPEYIHTLSKSTPISDHVKVDFELRGCPVDKYQLVEVLNAFLNGRKPNTPHYSVCIECKRRGVVCRMVAHDQICLGPVTQAGCNALCPSYDRGCFGCFGPKETPNTSSIAEYWSKKGISNRDLIRTFRGINAYAKEFRLESESHE; encoded by the coding sequence ATGAAAAAGAAAGCAAAACCAAAACTTGCTGTTTGGAAATTTTCATCGTGCGATGGATGTCAGTTGAGCATTCTCGATTGTGAAGATGAATTGTTGGCTGTTGCAGACGCAGTCCATATTGCAAATTTCCCCGAGGCCTCGCGTGCAGTAGTGAAAGGTCCTTACGATATATCTCTCGTCGAAGGTTCAATAACAACACCGCACGACGCAGAACGAATCCACGGTATCAGACGCCAATCGAAATTGTTAATATCCATAGGTGCTTGCGCAACCGCCGGCGGAATACAGGCGCTCAAGAATTTCTGTGATGTAAAAGAATTTATTTCCGCTGTCTACGCGTCTCCCGAATATATACACACTTTGAGCAAATCGACTCCGATTTCAGATCATGTGAAAGTTGATTTCGAACTGCGCGGTTGTCCAGTCGATAAATACCAGCTTGTCGAAGTGTTAAATGCTTTTTTAAATGGTCGAAAACCGAACACACCGCATTACAGTGTGTGCATCGAATGTAAACGGCGAGGTGTCGTTTGCCGAATGGTGGCACACGACCAGATTTGCCTTGGTCCTGTAACTCAAGCCGGATGCAACGCGTTGTGTCCATCTTATGACCGGGGTTGTTTCGGTTGTTTTGGTCCGAAGGAAACCCCAAACACTTCTTCTATAGCAGAATACTGGAGTAAGAAAGGTATCAGCAACCGCGATTTGATCAGAACATTCAGAGGTATTAACGCATATGCAAAAGAGTTTCGATTAGAAAGTGAGAGTCATGAGTAA
- a CDS encoding FAD/NAD(P)-binding protein: MTAILEKSTKEIIPSQEMIPEYFRITKTQKDTHDTFTIELEPPKNGFNFTPGQFNMLYMFGVGEVPISISGDPSDRNKLTHTIRAVGSVTRTMQKLKKGDFVGIRGPFGTHWPAEESIGNDIVIVAGGIGLAPLRPSIYHILSNREKYGKVVLLYGTRTPNDILYRKELEQWRARFDLEVLITVDRAASDWKGNVGVVTTLIPRSHFDPFNTVAMVCGPEIMMRFSVQDLLKCGVAVNNIYVSMERNMKCGIGFCGHCQCGSTFICKDGPVYPYNNVKDIFIKREI; this comes from the coding sequence ATGACAGCAATCCTTGAAAAATCAACGAAAGAAATAATCCCTTCTCAAGAAATGATACCGGAATATTTCCGTATCACAAAAACTCAGAAGGATACACACGATACATTTACAATTGAACTTGAACCGCCGAAAAACGGATTTAATTTTACACCCGGACAGTTTAATATGTTATACATGTTCGGTGTTGGTGAAGTGCCGATTTCGATTAGCGGCGATCCTTCCGACCGGAATAAGCTTACGCACACAATTCGTGCTGTCGGCAGTGTAACCCGCACGATGCAGAAATTGAAAAAAGGAGATTTCGTTGGGATTAGAGGTCCTTTCGGAACACATTGGCCCGCTGAAGAATCTATCGGAAACGATATTGTAATTGTTGCCGGCGGTATTGGATTAGCTCCGCTTAGACCTTCGATCTATCATATTTTATCGAATCGCGAAAAATACGGCAAAGTTGTTCTGCTCTATGGAACCCGAACACCCAACGATATTTTATACAGGAAAGAATTAGAACAATGGCGCGCACGTTTTGATCTGGAGGTTCTTATAACCGTTGACAGAGCGGCTTCAGATTGGAAGGGGAACGTTGGCGTTGTAACAACGTTAATTCCGCGGTCGCACTTCGATCCTTTTAACACGGTGGCGATGGTATGCGGACCGGAAATCATGATGCGGTTTTCCGTTCAAGATTTATTGAAGTGCGGTGTTGCGGTCAATAATATTTATGTATCGATGGAACGGAATATGAAATGCGGTATCGGATTCTGCGGGCACTGCCAGTGCGGTTCAACTTTTATTTGTAAGGATGGTCCTGTTTATCCGTACAACAATGTTAAAGATATCTTTATCAAAAGAGAAATTTGA
- a CDS encoding cyclic nucleotide-binding domain-containing protein: METLEPLLSEHPFLKGLDPKHLQLITGCASNVRFDAGQIIFREGEEADQFYIIRNGKVALQIYTPGRGSIIIDTLTEGDILGWSWLIPPYQWRFDAVAGELTRAIALDGKCLRNKCESDHDLGYELLKRFASIVDSRLESTRLRLLDMYDSNP; this comes from the coding sequence ATGGAAACTCTGGAGCCATTACTAAGTGAACATCCTTTTTTAAAAGGACTCGATCCAAAACACCTCCAGCTCATTACCGGGTGTGCTTCCAACGTCAGATTTGATGCGGGACAGATCATATTCCGCGAGGGCGAAGAGGCAGATCAATTTTATATCATCAGGAACGGTAAAGTAGCATTGCAAATTTACACACCGGGACGCGGCTCTATCATCATCGATACGCTAACCGAGGGCGATATCCTCGGCTGGTCGTGGTTAATACCACCATATCAATGGCGCTTCGATGCCGTAGCCGGTGAATTGACCCGCGCAATCGCTTTGGACGGAAAATGCCTGCGTAACAAATGTGAATCAGATCATGATCTTGGATATGAACTATTGAAGCGTTTCGCCTCAATTGTAGATTCAAGACTCGAATCTACCAGATTACGATTATTGGATATGTATGACAGCAATCCTTGA
- a CDS encoding 4Fe-4S dicluster domain-containing protein, protein MKTSEQSLSNAVTIERKNIDALFASLIKSGYQIIGPTKRDGSIVYDLLESSNDLPEGWTEEQNAGSMRLKKRSDKALFGFNSTVQSWKKYIHPPTARLWQTKLSGGKPTVIPEEFKKQKLAFLGVRACDLTAIGILDKVFIDSPFTDTGFQNRRSDILVIGVNCTQAGGTCFCASMTTGPAIKSGYDIVMTEVIEKNRHYFVVEKGSKVGEEIIKELPKAEANVYEIEGAEELINKAASAMGRTVDTTNIKELLLRNNENHRWQQTAQRCLTCANCTMVCPTCFCTTIEDATDLTGKEANRTRKWDSCFTMDFSYIHGGSIRPSVYSRYRHWLTHKFASWHDQFGTSGCVGCGRCITWCPVGIDVTEEITAIRMSDKNNSTTTPLKENR, encoded by the coding sequence GTGAAAACATCTGAGCAATCTCTTTCTAATGCTGTAACGATAGAGAGAAAAAATATTGACGCTCTTTTTGCGTCGCTTATTAAATCGGGGTATCAAATTATTGGTCCTACAAAACGCGATGGATCAATCGTGTATGATCTGCTTGAGAGCAGCAATGATTTGCCTGAGGGTTGGACTGAAGAACAAAATGCAGGAAGTATGCGTTTGAAAAAGCGTAGCGATAAAGCTCTTTTTGGATTTAACAGTACGGTTCAATCGTGGAAAAAATATATTCACCCGCCCACTGCGCGATTATGGCAAACGAAACTTAGCGGCGGAAAGCCAACCGTTATTCCCGAAGAATTTAAAAAACAAAAACTTGCTTTTTTAGGAGTTCGCGCTTGCGACCTGACCGCAATTGGAATTCTCGATAAAGTTTTTATCGATAGCCCGTTTACTGATACCGGTTTCCAAAATCGCCGATCCGATATATTGGTAATTGGTGTAAACTGTACGCAGGCAGGCGGAACTTGTTTTTGTGCTTCTATGACAACGGGACCGGCGATCAAATCGGGATATGATATCGTAATGACTGAGGTTATTGAAAAAAACCGCCATTACTTTGTCGTTGAGAAGGGTTCAAAAGTTGGTGAAGAAATTATAAAAGAACTCCCAAAAGCAGAGGCAAATGTTTATGAAATTGAAGGAGCGGAAGAACTTATTAACAAAGCCGCTTCCGCTATGGGAAGAACTGTCGACACAACAAACATAAAAGAACTACTGCTTCGTAACAACGAAAATCATCGATGGCAGCAAACCGCACAACGTTGTCTTACATGCGCAAATTGTACCATGGTATGCCCCACATGTTTTTGTACGACGATTGAAGATGCAACCGATCTAACAGGCAAAGAAGCGAACCGAACACGAAAATGGGACTCATGTTTTACAATGGATTTTTCATATATCCACGGAGGAAGTATACGTCCATCTGTTTATTCGCGCTACCGCCATTGGCTTACGCATAAGTTCGCATCATGGCATGATCAATTTGGTACGAGTGGATGTGTGGGGTGCGGAAGATGCATCACGTGGTGCCCGGTAGGTATAGATGTTACAGAAGAAATTACAGCTATTCGAATGTCTGATAAAAATAATTCAACAACCACACCATTAAAGGAGAACAGATAA
- the hemN gene encoding oxygen-independent coproporphyrinogen III oxidase, which yields MNSGSALLGENIFSLMKKYDKAGPRYTSYPTAPMFAADFGPENYREEIVRSNGKNNSTDLSLYFHIPFCDTLCYFCGCTTVISKNRDRIKEYIGYLKREIEMLASEISNTRKVVQMHWGGGTPTYLTPSEISDLTKHIKNRFNFSENAEVSVEMDPRDLSFEHIQALSANGFNRVSMGVQDFNPDVLAAINRDQGEELTRKVIEWTRTLGFKSLNLDLVYGLPLQTVESFESTLDKIIAVSPERIAVYNFAYVPWMKPHQKLINPDDLPSPEIKLELLTMTIKKFTSNGYVYIGMDHFAKENDELTIAQKSKTLQRNFQGYSTNAGCDLFGMGMSSISHFTTNYAQNAKTLTEYYHAIDHNRFATEVGYRMSFDDQLRKYVILRLMCDLTLNFHDVENKFNIKFDEYFSESLPKLNPFIEDNLLERKAGELLVTMQGRLFLRNIAMCFDAYLNNVSKDKPVFSRTI from the coding sequence ATGAATTCTGGTTCCGCGTTGTTGGGAGAAAATATCTTTTCATTGATGAAAAAATACGATAAAGCCGGTCCTCGCTACACAAGCTACCCAACTGCCCCGATGTTCGCCGCTGATTTTGGTCCGGAAAATTATCGGGAAGAAATAGTCCGGTCTAACGGCAAGAATAATTCAACCGATCTTTCTCTTTATTTTCATATACCTTTTTGCGATACGCTTTGTTACTTCTGCGGGTGTACAACGGTAATTTCAAAAAACAGAGATCGGATTAAGGAATATATCGGATATTTAAAACGCGAGATTGAGATGCTCGCGTCGGAAATCTCGAATACCAGAAAAGTTGTCCAAATGCACTGGGGTGGCGGAACACCAACGTATCTTACCCCATCCGAAATCTCCGATCTTACAAAACACATAAAGAATCGATTCAACTTCTCCGAAAACGCTGAGGTCAGTGTTGAAATGGATCCACGCGATTTATCGTTCGAACATATTCAAGCTTTGAGCGCTAACGGTTTTAACAGGGTTAGCATGGGTGTTCAGGATTTTAATCCGGATGTTCTTGCAGCAATCAACCGCGATCAGGGCGAAGAGCTTACACGCAAGGTAATTGAGTGGACACGCACTTTAGGATTTAAAAGTTTAAACCTGGATCTTGTTTATGGACTTCCGCTTCAAACCGTTGAATCGTTTGAAAGTACGCTCGATAAAATTATTGCAGTTTCACCCGAGCGAATCGCGGTATATAATTTCGCGTATGTTCCATGGATGAAACCGCATCAGAAACTTATCAACCCCGATGACCTTCCTTCACCCGAGATAAAACTTGAACTTCTAACAATGACTATTAAAAAATTTACAAGCAATGGATATGTATACATCGGAATGGATCACTTCGCGAAAGAAAACGACGAGTTGACTATCGCTCAAAAATCGAAAACACTTCAGCGTAATTTCCAGGGATATTCCACAAATGCAGGATGCGATCTTTTCGGCATGGGAATGTCGTCTATTAGTCACTTTACAACAAATTATGCACAAAACGCAAAAACCCTGACAGAATATTATCATGCAATCGACCACAATCGTTTTGCCACAGAAGTCGGTTATCGGATGTCGTTCGACGATCAACTCCGGAAATATGTGATTCTCAGGTTGATGTGCGATTTAACGTTAAACTTCCATGACGTTGAAAATAAATTTAATATCAAGTTCGACGAATATTTTTCTGAGTCGCTTCCGAAACTCAACCCGTTCATCGAGGATAACCTCCTTGAGCGAAAAGCGGGTGAGTTGCTGGTTACGATGCAGGGAAGATTGTTTTTACGCAACATCGCAATGTGCTTCGATGCATATTTAAATAATGTTTCGAAAGATAAACCCGTTTTTTCAAGAACAATTTAA
- a CDS encoding sigma-54-dependent Fis family transcriptional regulator: MSEKILVVDDEQIIRESISFILKKEGYHVSEAENGRIAHEKLLAEPFDLVITDLEMPEMKGIELLHSISKMSPDISVIIITAYGSLETAIASLRSGASDYILKPLEFDELLVKIRRLFDHKKLAMENQYLRKELHREITMSTIVGTSQPMQRVFDLIHRVSATDSTVLITGKSGTGKELVAKAIHFHSLRKDQPFITVNCGAIPETLIESELFGHKKGSFTGAVADKMGYFKAADRGTLFLDEISEMPMQLQVKLLRAIEQKEITPVGMSNSFLIDVRFIAATNRDLQKEVAAGRFREDLFYRLNVVDIKLPSLAERKEDIPLLVDHFISKFRQEMRKDIQGADNTAMQFLIQHEWRGEIRELENVIERAVIFCNGKHITVNELPEFFGAGKNLDMLENYTSLESAMNNLERQYILSELRKHHFNKENTARALKISLPTLYRRIKDLSIPQE, from the coding sequence ATGTCAGAAAAGATTTTAGTAGTAGATGATGAACAAATAATCAGAGAGTCGATATCATTCATTTTAAAGAAAGAAGGGTATCATGTAAGCGAGGCGGAAAACGGCCGAATTGCGCATGAGAAACTGCTGGCAGAGCCATTCGATCTGGTCATAACAGATCTTGAAATGCCCGAGATGAAGGGGATTGAACTGCTACACAGCATATCAAAAATGAGCCCCGATATTTCAGTAATAATCATCACCGCATACGGATCTCTTGAAACTGCAATCGCGTCACTTAGATCCGGCGCAAGCGATTACATTTTAAAACCGTTGGAGTTCGATGAATTACTCGTGAAGATCCGCCGTTTGTTCGATCATAAAAAACTTGCGATGGAAAATCAATATCTCCGCAAAGAATTACATCGCGAGATAACCATGTCGACAATCGTCGGTACAAGTCAACCGATGCAGCGGGTGTTTGATTTGATTCACCGTGTATCCGCAACAGACAGCACCGTTTTAATAACCGGTAAGAGCGGTACCGGAAAAGAATTGGTGGCAAAAGCAATTCACTTTCACAGTCTTCGAAAAGATCAACCGTTCATCACCGTAAACTGCGGTGCGATTCCGGAAACACTTATTGAAAGCGAATTGTTCGGGCACAAGAAAGGATCATTCACGGGCGCCGTTGCCGATAAGATGGGATATTTTAAAGCAGCAGACAGAGGAACGCTATTCCTTGACGAGATCAGCGAAATGCCGATGCAGCTTCAGGTAAAACTTCTCCGTGCAATAGAGCAGAAAGAAATTACTCCAGTTGGCATGTCCAATTCATTTTTGATCGATGTTCGATTCATCGCAGCAACAAACCGTGATCTTCAAAAAGAAGTTGCAGCCGGAAGATTCAGGGAAGATCTGTTTTACCGTCTGAATGTGGTCGACATAAAACTACCATCGCTCGCCGAGAGGAAAGAAGATATTCCGCTGCTTGTAGATCACTTCATAAGTAAATTCCGGCAAGAAATGAGAAAAGATATTCAAGGCGCTGATAATACAGCTATGCAATTTCTGATACAACACGAATGGCGCGGAGAAATTCGCGAGCTGGAAAATGTGATTGAACGAGCTGTTATTTTTTGCAACGGCAAGCATATAACGGTGAATGAACTTCCGGAATTTTTCGGCGCCGGAAAAAATCTGGATATGTTAGAAAATTATACCTCGCTCGAATCTGCTATGAATAATTTGGAGCGTCAGTATATTTTATCTGAACTAAGGAAACACCATTTTAATAAAGAAAACACCGCGCGTGCCCTCAAGATAAGTTTGCCAACACTATACCGGCGCATAAAAGATTTATCCATCCCGCAAGAATAG
- a CDS encoding universal stress protein has protein sequence MIKKILVATDFSKLSFEAMGYAEMIFGLQEPQIYLIHVIEKSSEHSETKKKKKGGKTKAEIEKDAMKQLGTVASQYLSECGAISLIVKHGDSYREIVKFAQEEKIDLIIISTHGRTGIAHVLMGSVAEKVVRYSPIPVLSVKPAKVQMKLMEEDDVEEQLHIKSINNKK, from the coding sequence GTGATAAAAAAGATATTAGTGGCGACAGATTTCTCGAAGCTTTCTTTCGAAGCTATGGGATACGCCGAAATGATATTTGGTTTGCAAGAACCCCAAATATACTTGATTCACGTAATTGAAAAAAGCTCAGAGCATTCGGAAACAAAGAAGAAGAAAAAGGGCGGAAAGACAAAAGCCGAGATTGAAAAAGATGCGATGAAACAACTTGGCACGGTTGCAAGTCAATATCTCTCCGAATGCGGCGCGATCTCACTTATAGTCAAACACGGAGATTCGTACCGAGAGATAGTGAAGTTTGCCCAGGAAGAGAAAATCGACCTTATAATAATATCGACTCACGGGCGAACAGGAATCGCGCACGTACTAATGGGCAGTGTAGCTGAAAAAGTTGTCCGATATTCTCCGATTCCGGTTTTATCGGTCAAGCCGGCGAAAGTTCAGATGAAGCTCATGGAAGAAGATGATGTTGAAGAGCAATTGCACATAAAATCTATAAACAATAAAAAATGA
- a CDS encoding cytochrome c family protein, producing the protein MLIAVTLFFVGSGIAADNKYVGVKTCSMCHKSDAKGNQFKVWSESKHAKAFATLTSDAAAKIAKEKGLKKPASESQECLGCHTVTADAKLLEKTLDVKDGVQCESCHGAGSNYKAMGLMKDKAKAIAAGLTEYKDEAAIEKFCKTCHNEKSPSFKEFKFKAMWDKIKHPAKKS; encoded by the coding sequence ATGCTGATTGCAGTCACGCTATTTTTTGTCGGTTCCGGAATTGCAGCCGACAACAAGTATGTCGGAGTAAAAACATGCTCGATGTGTCATAAGTCGGATGCGAAGGGTAATCAGTTCAAAGTATGGAGCGAATCGAAACATGCAAAAGCATTTGCTACACTAACATCCGATGCAGCGGCAAAGATCGCAAAAGAAAAAGGATTAAAAAAACCTGCCTCTGAATCCCAAGAATGTTTGGGATGCCATACCGTTACAGCAGATGCGAAATTACTTGAAAAAACTCTCGACGTCAAAGATGGTGTGCAATGCGAATCATGCCATGGCGCTGGTTCAAATTACAAGGCGATGGGACTGATGAAAGATAAAGCAAAAGCAATCGCAGCAGGATTAACAGAGTACAAAGACGAAGCAGCAATTGAAAAGTTTTGCAAAACTTGCCACAACGAGAAGAGTCCCTCTTTTAAAGAGTTCAAGTTCAAAGCAATGTGGGATAAGATAAAACACCCGGCGAAGAAATCGTAA